A genomic stretch from Legionella adelaidensis includes:
- the hmgA gene encoding homogentisate 1,2-dioxygenase — MSSTIFPISGYSFLNKNEENTVLAGFGNYHQTEAIKGTLPANQNSPQQCPSGLYAEQLSGSAFTRTRDRNLKSWLYRILPSVVRQDYTLYATQFNDQWEKLQPPNPMRWSPLPPQQKKQDFIDGLFHLAGHHLGNVYLYQCNLSMEKRYFSNSDGEMLVVPYQGMVILHTEFGILEIQPGAIAVIPRGIKFKVSIKETHAAGYICENLGLPFRLPELGIIGANGLANPRHFLYPHAAFEETKEEITLLCKYQNHWWQAKSNHSPLNVVAWHGNYAPYMYDLNLFNTLNTTSFDHPDPSIFTVLTSESTIPGVANIDFVIFPPRWMVAEHTFRPPYFHRNIMNELMGLVIGNYDAKEEGFEVGGVSLHNCMTGHGPDAATYEKASKQELKPEYYANTLAFMFESEQPWLVTKKAYDSPTRQKDYTDCWLELPIHFKKM; from the coding sequence ATGTCCTCGACAATTTTTCCTATTTCAGGCTATTCTTTTTTAAATAAAAATGAGGAGAATACCGTGTTAGCAGGATTTGGAAACTATCATCAAACAGAAGCGATAAAAGGGACGTTACCTGCCAACCAAAACTCTCCACAACAATGTCCCTCGGGGCTCTATGCCGAGCAACTCAGCGGTTCCGCTTTTACACGTACACGGGATAGAAATTTAAAGAGTTGGTTATATCGTATTTTACCTTCCGTAGTGCGACAAGATTACACACTCTATGCAACCCAATTTAACGATCAATGGGAAAAGCTACAACCCCCTAACCCAATGCGCTGGTCTCCCCTTCCACCCCAGCAAAAAAAACAAGATTTTATAGACGGACTCTTTCATTTAGCGGGGCATCATCTAGGCAATGTCTATTTATATCAATGCAATCTTTCCATGGAAAAACGATACTTTAGTAATAGCGATGGTGAAATGCTTGTTGTTCCTTACCAAGGTATGGTTATATTGCATACGGAGTTTGGTATATTAGAAATACAACCCGGTGCAATCGCAGTAATTCCTCGTGGCATAAAATTTAAAGTAAGTATTAAAGAAACCCACGCTGCAGGATATATTTGTGAAAATTTAGGTCTTCCTTTTCGCTTACCAGAGTTAGGTATTATCGGAGCAAATGGCTTAGCCAATCCTAGACATTTTCTGTACCCACACGCAGCTTTCGAAGAGACTAAAGAAGAAATTACTTTATTATGTAAATATCAAAACCATTGGTGGCAAGCAAAAAGCAATCACTCGCCCTTAAATGTAGTAGCATGGCATGGAAATTATGCCCCCTATATGTATGATCTCAATCTTTTTAATACCCTCAACACCACCAGTTTCGATCATCCCGACCCTTCTATTTTTACAGTGCTAACTTCCGAAAGTACCATTCCGGGAGTAGCTAACATTGATTTTGTCATCTTTCCCCCACGCTGGATGGTCGCAGAACATACCTTTCGCCCTCCCTATTTCCACCGTAATATTATGAATGAATTAATGGGCCTTGTTATAGGAAATTATGATGCCAAGGAGGAAGGGTTTGAAGTAGGGGGCGTAAGTCTACATAATTGCATGACTGGACATGGTCCTGACGCAGCCACATATGAAAAAGCAAGTAAACAGGAATTAAAGCCTGAGTATTATGCTAACACTTTAGCTTTTATGTTTGAATCAGAGCAACCCTGGTTAGTAACTAAGAAGGCTTATGATAGTCCTACAAGGCAAAAAGACTATACGGATTGTTGGTTAGAGTTACCTATTCATTTCAAAAAAATGTAG
- the ruvC gene encoding crossover junction endodeoxyribonuclease RuvC, with amino-acid sequence MTIILGIDPGSRVTGYGVIKENEKRQLLYLDSGCIRTQEGALSNKLLQIFNGICHLMENFSPNEVAIEQVFMHQNPSSALKLGHARGVAMVACASHRIDVSEYSPREIKQSVVGYGAAQKNQVKAMVMQLLKLNSSPQSDAADALAIAICHSHMRHSFHRRLEKRPNKKFWEEK; translated from the coding sequence ATGACTATTATATTAGGGATAGACCCTGGATCGCGTGTTACGGGTTATGGGGTAATTAAGGAAAATGAAAAGAGACAATTACTTTATCTTGATAGTGGTTGTATTCGCACGCAAGAGGGAGCATTAAGTAATAAACTTTTACAAATTTTTAATGGAATTTGCCATTTGATGGAGAATTTTTCACCAAACGAAGTGGCAATTGAGCAAGTTTTTATGCACCAAAATCCTAGCTCGGCTTTAAAGTTGGGGCATGCCCGCGGGGTGGCTATGGTTGCTTGTGCATCGCATAGAATCGACGTAAGCGAATATTCTCCTCGCGAGATTAAGCAATCCGTCGTGGGCTATGGTGCTGCACAGAAAAATCAAGTTAAAGCAATGGTAATGCAACTATTAAAGCTTAATAGTTCGCCACAAAGTGATGCAGCAGATGCATTGGCTATTGCTATTTGCCATAGCCATATGCGCCATAGTTTCCACCGTAGGTTGGAGAAACGACCTAACAAGAAGTTTTGGGAAGAAAAATAG
- a CDS encoding LysM peptidoglycan-binding domain-containing protein, with the protein MKFKSLILNNLFFILLGFCLITPTVKAQYAMNVWDVVRKEFRLNHSTSQPEVQNQLLWLVSHPSYLRKLAQSEPYIYHIVTEIKKRHLPGELALIPMIESAYDPFAYSGAGAAGLWQLMPGTGTDLGLKRDWWYDGRRSIGSSTDAALNYLSYLNNYFSGDWLLAIAAYDSGEGTIAKSIKNSPQRAKVSFWSLPVPEETRAYIPRLLALAEIIQNPQRYKVELPDIPHVPYFEEVNIGSQIDLNHAAKLAGISYKELIKLNPGFNRWATPPYRPYKLLIPADKVEDFSRNLANLPEDKRVSLTHHQVSAGDNLVLIAQKYHTTVNLIKELNQLKSNSVKKGQSILIPSSKNVVPSETSQVASKESHFIPSKQYKIIHIVQKNDSLASIEKKYEVKDQDIRQWNKLAKNQGIRAGQQLIIWKHNNATGTYIVKKGDSLSMIAKLNHTKVNNLLRLNPQLNAKFLKPGQQIQIG; encoded by the coding sequence TTGAAGTTTAAGTCACTGATTTTAAATAATTTATTCTTTATTTTACTTGGCTTTTGTTTAATAACCCCTACAGTAAAAGCCCAATATGCGATGAATGTATGGGATGTAGTACGCAAAGAATTTAGACTCAACCATTCTACAAGCCAACCTGAAGTACAAAACCAATTACTGTGGTTAGTGTCTCACCCAAGTTACTTACGTAAATTAGCGCAATCAGAACCTTATATTTATCATATCGTCACTGAAATTAAAAAAAGACACCTCCCCGGGGAATTGGCACTTATTCCAATGATTGAAAGTGCTTACGATCCCTTTGCTTATTCGGGGGCGGGTGCTGCTGGTTTATGGCAGTTAATGCCGGGAACAGGTACGGATTTAGGTTTAAAACGTGATTGGTGGTATGACGGCAGACGAAGTATTGGTTCTTCAACTGATGCCGCACTTAATTATTTAAGTTATTTAAACAATTACTTTAGTGGGGATTGGCTATTAGCTATCGCCGCTTATGATTCCGGTGAAGGAACAATTGCTAAAAGTATAAAAAATAGTCCCCAAAGAGCGAAAGTCAGCTTTTGGTCTTTACCCGTCCCGGAAGAAACACGTGCTTATATTCCCAGACTATTAGCGCTGGCTGAAATAATTCAAAATCCGCAACGTTATAAGGTGGAATTGCCTGATATTCCCCACGTTCCCTATTTTGAGGAAGTAAATATTGGAAGCCAGATTGACTTAAATCACGCGGCAAAACTTGCCGGCATTTCCTACAAAGAACTAATAAAATTAAATCCAGGCTTTAATCGTTGGGCGACACCGCCTTACAGACCCTATAAATTGCTCATTCCCGCGGATAAAGTAGAAGACTTCAGCCGTAATTTAGCGAACCTCCCAGAAGATAAGAGAGTGAGTCTGACCCACCATCAAGTGAGCGCAGGAGATAACTTGGTATTAATTGCACAAAAATATCATACTACTGTCAATTTAATTAAAGAATTAAATCAGCTTAAGTCGAATTCCGTAAAAAAAGGACAATCTATATTAATTCCAAGTAGCAAGAATGTAGTACCGAGCGAGACCTCACAGGTAGCATCTAAAGAATCTCATTTTATACCGTCAAAGCAATATAAAATCATACATATAGTACAGAAAAATGACTCCCTCGCCTCTATTGAGAAAAAATATGAAGTAAAAGACCAGGATATACGTCAATGGAATAAATTAGCTAAAAATCAAGGAATACGTGCCGGTCAACAACTCATAATCTGGAAACACAACAACGCAACTGGCACCTATATTGTCAAAAAAGGTGATTCATTGAGTATGATCGCAAAATTAAATCATACAAAAGTAAATAATTTGTTACGCCTAAATCCTCAACTTAACGCTAAATTTCTAAAACCCGGGCAACAAATTCAAATTGGGTAA
- a CDS encoding IS3 family transposase (programmed frameshift) encodes MVRQLRKYSKEFKEESAKLAISYGNINKAADELGIPRPTLHEWVNKVKATGGYENDSGLFQPVNVAKVLEENKELKKRLARLEQEKLILKKAATLLRKGTRVKYGFIKEFSNYFSVTIMCALLNVSRSGYYSFINRPISKRQLANNHLDIKIRGIYDQHKKRYGVPRITRVLQDQNEPCSHTRVARRMQAMGLTALAKKKFKVTTDSEHSLPIYKNHLGRDFSATAINQKWACDITYIRTLEGWLYLAVVIDLYSRAVIGWSMNKRMKKNLVCDALSMALFRRKFPIGVIVHSDRGSQYCSLQYQQMLKQYQLIGSMSRRANCWDNAIAESFFHTLKVELIHNYSYQTREQAKLSVFQYIEGYFNQQRIHSALDYKAPFEFECTG; translated from the exons ATGGTAAGACAATTAAGGAAATACAGTAAAGAATTCAAAGAAGAATCGGCTAAATTAGCGATTAGCTATGGAAACATCAATAAAGCAGCAGATGAATTAGGAATACCACGCCCCACTTTACACGAGTGGGTAAACAAAGTTAAAGCTACAGGTGGATATGAAAATGATTCTGGACTTTTTCAACCGGTAAATGTTGCTAAGGTACTGGAAGAAAATAAAGAGTTAAAAAAACGCTTAGCACGCCTTGAGCAGGAGAAATTGATATTAAAAAAGGCGGCGACGT TACTTCGCAAGGGAACTCGAGTGAAGTACGGTTTTATAAAAGAATTTAGCAATTATTTTTCTGTAACGATAATGTGCGCATTACTCAATGTTAGTCGCAGTGGGTATTACTCCTTTATTAATAGACCAATAAGTAAGAGGCAGCTGGCTAATAATCACCTGGATATAAAAATCAGGGGTATTTATGACCAGCATAAAAAGCGGTATGGAGTGCCTAGGATAACGCGCGTATTACAAGACCAAAATGAACCCTGTAGCCACACTCGAGTTGCAAGAAGAATGCAGGCAATGGGTTTAACAGCGCTTGCTAAAAAGAAATTTAAAGTCACTACTGATTCAGAGCATAGTTTGCCTATCTATAAGAATCATTTAGGACGCGATTTTTCAGCTACGGCTATTAACCAAAAATGGGCATGTGATATTACCTATATCCGCACCCTAGAGGGTTGGTTGTACCTTGCTGTAGTAATTGATTTATATTCACGCGCAGTAATTGGTTGGTCCATGAATAAGCGAATGAAAAAGAATTTGGTATGCGACGCACTGTCGATGGCTTTATTTAGACGTAAATTTCCGATAGGAGTTATTGTTCATTCTGATCGTGGCAGCCAATATTGCTCATTGCAATATCAACAAATGCTCAAGCAATATCAACTCATTGGGAGCATGAGTAGAAGAGCTAACTGTTGGGATAATGCTATCGCTGAAAGCTTTTTTCATACGCTAAAAGTAGAATTGATTCACAACTATAGTTATCAAACCAGGGAACAAGCTAAGCTTAGTGTATTTCAATATATTGAAGGGTACTTTAATCAGCAGAGAATACATTCTGCACTTGACTATAAAGCTCCATTTGAGTTTGAATGTACAGGGTAA
- a CDS encoding septation protein A produces the protein MKLLFDFFPILLFFICYKLYGIYTATAVAIVASLLQVIVHRLKYQRYEKMHIISFAIILVLGGATLFFHNPWFIKWKPTGIYWISTLLLLGSLWVGSKPLMQKMMGGNISLPDIIWRRLTAAWALFFLAMGALNLYVAYFFDTDTWVNFKLFGGLGLTLFFIFLQAIYLSRHIKENNVEKPTSKRLSKSQNI, from the coding sequence ATGAAACTATTATTTGATTTTTTCCCCATTTTACTTTTTTTCATTTGTTACAAGCTCTATGGGATTTATACTGCCACGGCAGTAGCCATCGTTGCCTCGTTACTTCAAGTGATTGTGCATAGGTTGAAATATCAACGTTATGAAAAAATGCATATCATTAGTTTTGCGATAATTTTAGTTTTAGGCGGGGCTACCCTCTTCTTCCATAATCCCTGGTTTATTAAATGGAAACCTACCGGTATTTATTGGATTTCCACCTTATTACTGCTTGGTTCCTTGTGGGTGGGCAGTAAACCACTTATGCAAAAAATGATGGGGGGAAATATCAGCTTGCCCGATATTATTTGGCGCCGGCTAACAGCCGCTTGGGCCCTGTTTTTCCTTGCCATGGGAGCTTTGAACCTTTATGTAGCTTATTTCTTTGATACGGATACCTGGGTAAATTTTAAATTGTTTGGTGGTCTTGGACTGACGCTCTTCTTTATTTTTTTACAGGCCATATACTTATCAAGACATATCAAAGAAAACAATGTTGAAAAACCCACGAGTAAAAGATTATCAAAGTCCCAAAATATATAA
- a CDS encoding ATP-binding protein codes for MKSSIRKFLLINLLLAITVTTTLTAIGNYYLDQKDIQEHLDTLMAVSALSYQALLGDDVHQRPLYTIQDSLETISKKIESYLQRPLITEESPEHYLDKFNFQVWTDGGKLLLHSSNAPKLPLTSDTDGFSDKHIDNQKWRVFTTYNEKAGIRTVLAERYDTRNELGQRIAQDDLYIMLLTFPLSGLLIWIIIGRGLDSLDRVAKEVANRAPSHLEPVNIKEVPEEIKPVIDELNNLFYRLKEGFEREKRFAADAAHELRTPLAALKTQAQVALNTASVEEKNVALQKLIASVNRSTHIVQQLLTMSKLVPEAASINDLDEVQLSKVAREVLAMLAPSAVEKQIELELETDENTPTFQGNPTAISILIRNLVDNAIRYCKENGTVKVKTYFLENEAVLEVGDNGPGIPLELQSRVFERFFRVLGNKSPGSGLGLAIVQQICALHNGRITVASPEEGTGLIVKVFFPVHQKNSPQPAS; via the coding sequence GTGAAATCATCAATCCGCAAATTTTTATTAATCAATCTGCTTTTAGCGATTACGGTTACTACTACTCTTACCGCAATTGGTAACTATTATCTCGATCAAAAAGACATTCAAGAACACCTTGATACCTTAATGGCTGTTTCCGCCTTATCGTACCAGGCTTTATTGGGAGATGACGTACACCAGCGTCCTTTATATACCATTCAAGACAGCCTGGAAACGATTTCAAAGAAAATCGAAAGTTATTTACAACGCCCTTTAATCACGGAAGAGTCACCCGAACATTATCTTGATAAATTTAATTTTCAAGTGTGGACAGATGGGGGCAAGTTACTCTTACATTCTTCTAATGCACCAAAGTTACCTTTGACCTCCGATACCGACGGCTTTAGTGATAAACACATTGATAATCAAAAATGGCGGGTCTTTACGACTTACAATGAGAAAGCAGGAATTAGGACGGTACTTGCGGAACGCTATGATACGCGAAATGAATTAGGCCAACGTATTGCGCAAGATGATTTATATATTATGTTACTCACCTTCCCTCTCTCGGGATTGCTAATTTGGATTATCATCGGTAGAGGTCTGGATAGCCTCGATCGTGTAGCAAAAGAAGTAGCCAATAGAGCGCCTAGTCATCTTGAGCCCGTTAATATTAAAGAAGTACCCGAGGAGATAAAACCGGTAATAGATGAATTAAATAATCTTTTTTATCGTCTTAAGGAAGGATTTGAGCGTGAAAAAAGATTTGCTGCTGACGCCGCCCATGAGCTAAGAACTCCACTGGCAGCTTTAAAAACGCAAGCGCAAGTAGCCTTAAATACCGCAAGTGTTGAAGAAAAAAATGTGGCATTACAAAAATTAATTGCCAGCGTAAATCGTAGCACTCATATTGTGCAGCAGCTGTTGACTATGAGTAAACTAGTTCCTGAGGCAGCCAGTATCAATGATCTGGATGAAGTGCAGCTCTCAAAAGTAGCCCGTGAAGTTTTAGCTATGTTAGCTCCTTCCGCGGTAGAAAAACAAATAGAACTTGAACTTGAAACGGATGAAAATACACCAACATTTCAGGGAAACCCCACGGCTATAAGTATTCTTATCCGTAATCTTGTTGATAACGCCATAAGATATTGCAAAGAAAACGGCACAGTAAAGGTGAAAACTTATTTTCTAGAGAATGAAGCCGTACTTGAAGTAGGAGATAATGGCCCTGGTATTCCTCTTGAACTACAGTCGCGTGTCTTTGAGCGTTTTTTCCGTGTCTTGGGAAATAAAAGTCCCGGAAGTGGGTTAGGACTTGCTATTGTACAGCAAATTTGCGCCTTACATAATGGCAGAATAACCGTAGCTTCACCTGAAGAAGGTACCGGACTTATTGTTAAGGTATTTTTTCCTGTTCACCAAAAAAATTCACCACAGCCAGCAAGTTAG
- a CDS encoding YqaA family protein, giving the protein MKIFSYLYNKTIDWSGHPHAPYYLAGISFAESSFFPIPPDVMLISMGLATPNHSWRYALITTTFSVLGGLFGYLLGFYFMQLFLPYILSSSYADSYNLVKTWFTEGGVWMVILAGFTPFPYKIFTITAGAMHMALFPFLIGSLIGRGLRFFLVSGILFFAGDKIHNRLRIYMDIIGWSALVLVIVAIVLFKWVF; this is encoded by the coding sequence ATGAAAATATTTTCTTATTTATATAATAAGACCATTGACTGGTCTGGCCACCCTCACGCCCCTTACTATTTGGCTGGTATTTCTTTTGCAGAGTCCTCATTTTTCCCTATTCCGCCTGACGTAATGTTAATTAGTATGGGATTGGCAACGCCTAACCATTCTTGGCGTTATGCACTCATTACCACTACATTTTCTGTTTTGGGTGGTTTATTTGGCTATTTATTGGGATTTTATTTTATGCAGCTTTTTTTGCCATATATCTTATCCTCATCTTATGCGGATAGCTATAATTTGGTAAAAACCTGGTTTACAGAGGGGGGGGTATGGATGGTTATCCTGGCAGGTTTTACCCCTTTTCCTTATAAGATTTTCACCATTACGGCTGGGGCGATGCACATGGCATTGTTCCCTTTTTTAATTGGATCCTTGATCGGCCGTGGCCTACGTTTCTTTTTAGTTTCGGGTATCTTGTTTTTTGCTGGAGATAAAATTCATAACCGATTACGTATCTATATGGATATTATTGGATGGTCGGCATTAGTGCTAGTTATTGTGGCCATTGTCTTATTTAAATGGGTTTTTTAG
- the ruvA gene encoding Holliday junction branch migration protein RuvA, with amino-acid sequence MIGWLQGKIVEKNQPGKLVIDVNGVGYDVETSLQTFFQVEMEKERVGLHIHTIVREDALLLYGFLTQSERALFRELIKVNGVGPKMAITILSSISPDEFIQCIEQQNMLFLTKLPGIGKKTAERLVVEMKDNIFKVFNSTQFTSKATVKPLFQNEAVTALEALGYKTQDAIKAVKKVDDGNKTCEQLIRQALQFLAGYS; translated from the coding sequence TTGATTGGCTGGCTACAAGGCAAAATTGTTGAAAAAAACCAACCCGGTAAATTAGTGATTGATGTTAATGGGGTAGGGTATGATGTTGAGACATCTCTGCAAACTTTTTTCCAGGTAGAAATGGAAAAAGAGAGGGTCGGGCTGCATATTCATACAATAGTGCGCGAAGACGCTCTGCTTCTCTATGGTTTTTTAACACAATCCGAACGTGCTCTTTTCAGAGAATTGATTAAGGTAAACGGGGTAGGCCCAAAAATGGCAATTACCATTCTTTCCAGCATTTCTCCCGATGAATTTATTCAATGTATCGAACAACAAAATATGCTTTTTTTAACCAAATTACCTGGTATTGGGAAAAAAACAGCAGAACGTTTAGTTGTGGAAATGAAAGACAATATTTTCAAGGTATTTAATTCTACTCAATTTACTTCCAAAGCGACGGTAAAGCCGCTATTTCAAAACGAAGCCGTTACAGCGTTAGAAGCTTTAGGATATAAAACACAAGATGCTATAAAAGCGGTTAAAAAAGTAGATGATGGAAATAAAACCTGTGAGCAATTAATAAGACAAGCATTACAATTTTTAGCGGGATATAGTTAA
- the rpoS gene encoding RNA polymerase sigma factor RpoS: protein MCPKNEPSEEKIEQEVGAENLDEENFNPEEESLLLEEDDALFEDNDEPDFSDELAFPTFQKGKNVAKAMDATQIYLSEIGFSPLLSAEEEVHYSTLALKGDISARKKMIESNLRLVVKIARRYLNRGLPLLDLIEEGNLGLMKAVEKFDPTRGFRFSTYATWWIRQTIERAIMNQTRTIRLPIHVVKELNVYLRAARQLTQKLDHEPSAEEIADMLDKPLEDVEKLLGLNDKVTSVDTPIGFEENKSLLDTIADENSVNPAELLTNENLRAHIESLLGELTENQQQVIARRFGLRGFEKATLEEVGKEINLTRERVRQIQVEALKTLRGLLEKVGLTQEDLF, encoded by the coding sequence ATGTGCCCGAAAAATGAACCATCTGAAGAAAAAATTGAACAAGAAGTGGGAGCCGAAAATTTAGATGAGGAAAATTTTAATCCAGAAGAGGAAAGTTTGCTTTTGGAGGAAGATGATGCACTTTTTGAAGATAACGATGAGCCTGATTTTAGTGACGAGCTTGCGTTTCCTACCTTTCAAAAAGGAAAAAATGTTGCTAAAGCAATGGATGCAACGCAGATATACTTGAGTGAAATAGGATTTTCACCCTTATTAAGCGCAGAAGAGGAAGTACATTATTCCACACTGGCACTCAAAGGAGACATCTCTGCGCGTAAAAAAATGATTGAATCCAATTTACGTTTAGTCGTTAAGATCGCCAGACGTTATTTAAATCGTGGATTACCTTTATTAGATCTCATTGAAGAAGGAAATTTGGGGTTAATGAAAGCTGTGGAAAAGTTTGATCCCACACGTGGTTTTCGTTTTTCAACCTATGCTACCTGGTGGATTCGGCAAACTATTGAGCGCGCCATTATGAATCAAACCCGCACCATTCGTTTACCAATTCATGTAGTGAAAGAACTAAATGTGTATTTACGCGCTGCAAGGCAATTAACGCAAAAGCTTGATCATGAGCCCTCTGCAGAAGAAATAGCTGATATGCTCGATAAACCGCTTGAGGATGTAGAGAAATTATTAGGTTTAAATGACAAAGTAACCTCAGTCGATACTCCAATAGGGTTTGAGGAAAATAAATCTTTATTGGACACTATTGCTGATGAAAATAGTGTAAACCCTGCCGAATTATTAACGAATGAAAACTTACGGGCTCATATAGAGTCTTTGCTAGGAGAGTTGACGGAAAATCAACAACAAGTAATCGCTCGTCGTTTTGGTCTTCGAGGCTTTGAAAAAGCCACCCTGGAAGAAGTGGGTAAAGAGATAAACCTAACGCGGGAGCGAGTGAGGCAGATCCAGGTAGAAGCGTTGAAAACACTACGGGGACTCTTGGAAAAAGTTGGGTTAACACAGGAAGATTTATTTTAG
- a CDS encoding YebC/PmpR family DNA-binding transcriptional regulator produces MAGHSKWANIKFRKGLQDAKRGKIFTKLIREITVSARMGGPDENSNPRLRDAVTKALKANMKRDTIDNAIKRGAGGGEGTNMMEMRYEGYGPGGVAILVDCLSDNKNRTVSEVRHAFTKHGGNLGTDGSVAYLFNKQGEILLAPTNKEDEAMEIAIEAGAEDVLQEEGQIEIITAPENYHQVVSALQKAEFEMEHSELTMRAQTNVDVDKETAESLEKLIDALEDLDDVQSVFSNAAYPEEVLSST; encoded by the coding sequence ATGGCAGGTCATAGTAAATGGGCAAATATTAAATTCCGTAAAGGTTTACAAGATGCCAAAAGAGGAAAGATATTTACCAAGCTTATTCGCGAAATTACAGTATCTGCGCGAATGGGAGGCCCTGATGAAAACTCTAATCCGCGTTTACGTGATGCGGTTACCAAAGCATTGAAAGCAAATATGAAGCGCGACACTATTGATAATGCCATAAAACGTGGAGCAGGCGGTGGTGAAGGGACCAATATGATGGAAATGCGTTATGAAGGGTATGGCCCCGGTGGCGTAGCTATTCTTGTGGATTGTCTTTCAGATAATAAAAACCGTACTGTTTCTGAAGTGCGTCACGCGTTTACTAAACACGGAGGTAATTTAGGTACCGATGGTTCCGTTGCTTATTTGTTTAACAAGCAAGGTGAAATTTTATTAGCCCCTACCAATAAAGAAGATGAAGCGATGGAAATTGCTATTGAAGCTGGTGCAGAAGATGTATTACAAGAAGAAGGGCAAATAGAAATTATTACTGCTCCGGAAAATTATCACCAAGTGGTTTCCGCTTTGCAAAAGGCAGAGTTTGAAATGGAGCACTCTGAGTTAACCATGCGCGCACAGACAAATGTAGACGTTGACAAAGAAACAGCGGAAAGCCTGGAAAAATTAATCGATGCACTGGAAGATCTTGATGATGTTCAATCAGTATTTAGTAATGCGGCTTACCCTGAAGAAGTACTAAGTTCTACTTAA
- a CDS encoding peptidoglycan DD-metalloendopeptidase family protein: MFFFTRYLGLILLVFLASSCSEREDLAPVEELTHWKAVGLNHKTHRVSAGETLFAIAFRYDQDYHQLAALNNISPPYTVRVGQVIRLRPAATYVPPRYKPTPQRNYSRPRFTPKYNYPETSFKGNGRWMWPAQGRVVSNFYPAQGKKGIDIAGQKGDKIRSSASGIVAYAGNGIAGYGNLIIIKHDNRYLTAYGNNARLLVKEGQKIKAGQIIAEMGIVDRKYWGVHFEIRNAGQPVNPLNYLQKG; the protein is encoded by the coding sequence ATGTTTTTTTTTACAAGGTATTTAGGACTCATCCTTTTGGTATTTCTTGCTAGTAGCTGTAGTGAGCGCGAAGATCTTGCCCCGGTTGAGGAATTAACGCATTGGAAAGCCGTAGGTTTAAACCATAAAACACACCGCGTCAGTGCGGGCGAAACATTGTTTGCCATCGCCTTTCGTTATGATCAAGATTATCATCAACTTGCTGCTCTTAATAATATCTCGCCTCCTTATACCGTAAGGGTTGGGCAAGTTATTCGACTAAGACCTGCTGCTACTTATGTGCCACCAAGATATAAGCCTACACCGCAAAGAAATTATTCACGTCCGCGGTTTACTCCTAAATATAATTACCCTGAAACGTCGTTTAAAGGGAATGGCAGATGGATGTGGCCGGCACAAGGTAGAGTTGTGTCCAATTTCTATCCTGCACAGGGGAAAAAGGGGATTGATATTGCCGGTCAAAAAGGTGACAAAATTAGATCTTCCGCAAGTGGGATAGTGGCATACGCCGGAAATGGCATAGCGGGTTATGGAAATTTAATTATTATCAAACACGATAATCGTTATTTAACTGCTTATGGGAATAATGCACGGCTTCTCGTGAAAGAAGGACAAAAGATTAAAGCTGGGCAAATAATTGCCGAAATGGGTATAGTAGACCGCAAATATTGGGGTGTACATTTCGAAATTAGAAATGCCGGCCAACCAGTAAATCCTTTGAATTATTTACAAAAAGGTTGA